A DNA window from Bubalus bubalis isolate 160015118507 breed Murrah chromosome 20, NDDB_SH_1, whole genome shotgun sequence contains the following coding sequences:
- the PGPEP1L gene encoding pyroglutamyl-peptidase 1-like protein isoform X3: MEVELQTLQLPVDYREVKQRVARIWEDLQPQFVVHVGVDPAAKAIFLEQCSKNRGYRDADIRGFRPECGVCLPDGPEVIASEVSMKAVSRRAAVQGAEVAFSRDAGMSAITPTTCLCIMEMGARPSSTSLRYLLGCPPACWGKPCKSSSRKCWRRLRKAGLKTRSSAFAVPARENQLGDRSFREN, from the exons ATGGAAGTAGAGCTGCAGACTCTTCAGCTGCCGGTGGATTACAGGGAAGTGAAGCAGAGGGTCGCCAGAATCTGGGAAGATCTTCAACCCCAA TTCGTTGTGCATGTGGGCGTGGACCCCGCCGCCAAGGCCATCTTTCTGGAGCAGTGCAGCAAGAACCGAGGCTACCGGGACGCTGACATCCGGGGCTTCCGGCCCGAGTGTGGCGTGTGCCTTCCGGATGGCCCAGAAGTGATCGCGTCAGAGGTCAGCATGAAGGCGGTCAGCAGGCGGGCGGCAGTGCAGGGCGCGGAGGTGGCCTTTTCCCGCGACGCGG GTATGTCTGCGATTACGCCTACTACCTGTCTTTGCATCATGGAAATGGGTGCGCGGCCCTCATCCACGTCCCTCCGTTATCTCCTTGGCTGCCCGCCAGCCTGCTGGGGAAAGCCCTGCAAGTCCTCATCCAGGAAATGCTGGAGGAGATTGAGAAAGGCCGGGCTCAAAACCAGAAGCTCAGCCTTTGCAGTTCCAGCCAGGGAGAACCAACTGGGGGACCGCTCCTTTagagaaaattaa